DNA sequence from the Streptomyces sp. NBC_01497 genome:
CTGCTCGATCGCCCGTGCGTGCTCCGGCTCGGGCTGCGAACCGGTCAGCATCCAGAGGTAGTTGGCAGCGTGCCCGAGATCGTCACGCGGTGCGAGGGGCTCCTGGCCCCGCCCGATGCGGTGCAGGGCCGTCAGGATGGTCGGGACGACCGCGCAGGCGGCGAGCGCGTCCTCGGTGCGGCGCGCGGGATCGGTGTCGTACAGCGGGCGCAGGCCGGTGGCGGAGCCGTACAGCGACAGGGCGGTACGCAGCCCGGCCAGTGGTCCGACGGCGGCGGACGCCCGCGCGATCGCCGGCAGTGCGTCGGCGACCTCGTCCGGCAGGTGTCGCAGCACCGCGACGCGCGCGGCGAAGGCGGCGGACTGCTCCGCGTCGGGCAGCGCCCCGTGGAACATCAGGTGCCAGACGTCCTCGAAGCTCCGGGTGTGCGCGAGCTCGATGGCGGAGTACTGGCGGTAGTGGTAGAAACCCTCGGTCCCGCGCACGTCTCCGAGCGCGGTCTCGGTGACGACGACGCCGGCCAGTCCTCTCGGCACCTCGACGGCCCCCTGCTGCGGCCTGGTGTTCGACATGTTCTCTCCTCCTCGACTTGATACGACTGTCCATGGTTGAGAAATCGCTGTCAATATTGATTGAATCAATGTGAATGGCCCTGTGTACGGTGCTCCCATGACGGACTCGACGGGCGACGGCCAGGCAGCCGGGGAGGCGCGGCTGACCACGCGCGAAGCCGCACGGCGGCTCGGAGTGAAACCGGAGACCGTGTACGCGTACGTCAGCCGCGGCCAGCTCGGCAGCAGGCGCGACCCGGCGGGCCGCGGCAGCACGTTCGACCCCAAGGAGGTCGACGCGCTGGTGCGCAGAGCGCGCAGGGAACCCCCCGCCGGCAGCGACGCGACGCAGCGCATCAGCACGGGCATCACGCTGATCGAGGCGGACCGCTACTGGTTCCGGGGCGTGGACGCGGTAGAGCTGGCGCGGAGTTACCCGTACGAGGAGGTCGCGGACTGGCTCTGGACGGGCACACGCCGCCCGGGGCTGCGGTTCACGGCGCCGGCCGAGTCGCTGGCGGCCGCGCGCCGCGCGGTCGGCGCGCTTCCCGGGCACAGTGGCAGCACGGACCGGCTGCGGGTCGCGGCGATCGCCGCCGCGGTGGCCGATCCGCTCCGCTTCGACCTGTCGCGCGAGGCCGTGCTCGGGACGGCGCGCGCGCTGATCCCGACGCTGGTGGACGCGCTGCCCGTGGCAGTCGGACCGGGGGCCGGCCGCACAGCCGGCTGTCACGATGCGGGCGCCGACGGCGTGGCCGCCGGTAGCGGAAGCCGCGGCGAGGACGGCTCCGGCGCGGACACCGGTTCGCGCGCGGACGACGGCATCGCCGCGCGGCTGTGGGCCCGGCTGACGCCCCGGCCGCCGGGCGCTGCCGCGCTGCGCGCCCTCGACCTGGCGCTGTCGCTGCTGATCGACCACGACCTGGCCGCCTCGACCCTGGCGGTCCGGGTCGCCGCCTCGGCGCGCGCGCATCCCTACGCGGTGGTCTCGGCGGGGCTCGGCGCGATGGACGGCCCCCTGCACGGGGCGGCGAGCGGCCTCGCTCACCGCATGCTCACGGACGTGCTGGAGCGGGGCAGCGCGGCGGCGGTCGTCTCGGACCACCTGCGCGCGGGGCGGGGGGTTCCGGGGCTCGGCCATCGCCTGTACCCGCGTCAGGACCCGCGGGCCGCAGCGCTGTTCGCCGCGCTCGACGAGGTGCCCGACGCGGCGCCGGCCCTGGCCGCGGCGCGCGGAGTGACGGCGACCACGGCCCGCCATGCCGCGTCGCACGCCAATGTGGACCTGGCGCTCGCCGCGCTGACGGTGGCGAGCGGGATGCGACCGGACGCGGGCGAGACGGTGTTCGCGGTGGCCCGCACGGCGGGGTGGATCGCGCACGCGCTGGAGGAGTACGAGGAACCGCCGCTCCGGATGCGGCCGAGCGGCCGCTACGACGGGCCGCGCCCGCCGAGGCCGTTGCCGTAGGACGTCCCTTTCGGGGGCGGGGCCGTGTCACCTGGCGGTCGGCGTCCGGCCCGCCGCCCCGGCCGGTGTCGCCTTGTCAGGAGGCGCGACCAGGGGCGGGACGACGGGAGTTCGTGGGGACGGAGGAGCTGGGGGGCCTCGGGCCCCGGGTGGCGCGAGTGCCCGGAGGCGCGGTGCCGTCCTGTGCGGGGCCGGCCGGCCCCGACCGTTGCGCTAGCCGCGCCGGAGCCGGGCCCGGACCCGGTCCGCCACGCGGCCGGCGCCGACCCGGTCCGCCGCGCGGCCGGGGCTGAGGGGTGGGTCAGACGCTCAGCCACACCGCCGTGTCGCCCGGCAGCAGCCCGTCGTCCGTGAGCGGCCCGCTGGCGAGCAGCAGCGCGGTGTGCGCGGGCAGCGCGGCGGGCGCCCCGGACAGGTTGACCACGCAGCGCAGCCCCTCAGGGCGTTCGAAGGCCAGCACCCCGGAGGCCGCGTCGAGCCAGGTCAGCCCGGCCGCGCGGAAACCTCCTCCGGCGCGCCGCAGCGCGAGCCCCGCCCGGTAGAGGGAGAGCATCGAGTCCGGATCGGCGGCCTGGGTGTCCGCGGCGTACGCGCTCCACGAGGCGGGCTGCGCCAGCCACGGTTCGACCGTCGAACCGAACCCCGCGTACGGCGCGTCGGCCACCCAGGGCAGCGGTACGCGGCAGCCGTCACGCCCCGGGTCGATGCCGCCGGAGCGGCTGTGCATCGGGTCCTGGATGCGGTCGCGCGGGATCTCCACCTCGGGCAGGCCGAGTTCCTCGCCCTGGTAGATGTAGACGGATCCGGGCAGGGCCAGCGTGAGCAGCGCGGCGGCCCGGGCCCTGCGGGTACCGAGCGCCACGTCGGTCGGGGTGCCGAAGCGTTTGCGCTCGAAGGCGAAGCCGGTGTCGTCTGCCCGCCCGTACCGGGTGACCGTACGGGTCACGTCGTGGTTGCACAGCACCCAGGTCGCGGGCGCGCCGACCGGCGCGTGCTCGGCGAGGGTCTCGTCGATCGAGGTGCGCAGCTTCCCCGCGTCCCAGGGGCAGGCGAGGAAACTGAGGTTGAAGGCGGTGTGCAGTTCGTCGGGGCGCAGGTAGCGCACGAACCGTTCGGTGTCGGGCAGCCAGACCTCGCCGACGAAGATGCCGTCGTACTCGTCGGCGATCGCCCGCCAGGAGCGGTAGATGTCGTGCAGGTCGTCACGGTCGACGTACGGGTGCGGGCCAGAGCCTGGCGTGAAGTCCGGCAGGGCCGGGTCCTTGGCGGGCAGCACCGCGGAGTCGATCCGCACCCCCGCGACGCCCCGGTCGAACCAGAAGCGCAGCACGTCCTCGTGTTCCGTGCGCACGGCGGGGTGGTCCCAGTTCAGGTCGGGCTGCTCGGGCGCGAACAGGTGGAGGTACCACTCGCCGTCGTCGAGCCGGGTCCAGGGCGTGCCGCCGAACTCGCCGATCCAGTCGTTGGGCGGGATCTCCCCGCTCTCGCCGCGGCCCTTCCTGAAGTGGAACAGCTCGCGCTCGGGGCTGCCGGGCCCGGCGGC
Encoded proteins:
- a CDS encoding citrate synthase; protein product: MTDSTGDGQAAGEARLTTREAARRLGVKPETVYAYVSRGQLGSRRDPAGRGSTFDPKEVDALVRRARREPPAGSDATQRISTGITLIEADRYWFRGVDAVELARSYPYEEVADWLWTGTRRPGLRFTAPAESLAAARRAVGALPGHSGSTDRLRVAAIAAAVADPLRFDLSREAVLGTARALIPTLVDALPVAVGPGAGRTAGCHDAGADGVAAGSGSRGEDGSGADTGSRADDGIAARLWARLTPRPPGAAALRALDLALSLLIDHDLAASTLAVRVAASARAHPYAVVSAGLGAMDGPLHGAASGLAHRMLTDVLERGSAAAVVSDHLRAGRGVPGLGHRLYPRQDPRAAALFAALDEVPDAAPALAAARGVTATTARHAASHANVDLALAALTVASGMRPDAGETVFAVARTAGWIAHALEEYEEPPLRMRPSGRYDGPRPPRPLP
- a CDS encoding glycoside hydrolase family 13 protein → MKGSPQEPADRNWWRDAAIYQVYVRSFADGDGDGTGDLAGVRARLPYLVELGIDALWFTPWYLSPLADGGYDVADYRTIDPQFGTLAEAEKLIGEARDLGIRTIVDIVPNHVSDQHAWFRAAVAAGPGSPERELFHFRKGRGESGEIPPNDWIGEFGGTPWTRLDDGEWYLHLFAPEQPDLNWDHPAVRTEHEDVLRFWFDRGVAGVRIDSAVLPAKDPALPDFTPGSGPHPYVDRDDLHDIYRSWRAIADEYDGIFVGEVWLPDTERFVRYLRPDELHTAFNLSFLACPWDAGKLRTSIDETLAEHAPVGAPATWVLCNHDVTRTVTRYGRADDTGFAFERKRFGTPTDVALGTRRARAAALLTLALPGSVYIYQGEELGLPEVEIPRDRIQDPMHSRSGGIDPGRDGCRVPLPWVADAPYAGFGSTVEPWLAQPASWSAYAADTQAADPDSMLSLYRAGLALRRAGGGFRAAGLTWLDAASGVLAFERPEGLRCVVNLSGAPAALPAHTALLLASGPLTDDGLLPGDTAVWLSV